Proteins encoded within one genomic window of Polaribacter sp. NJDZ03:
- a CDS encoding carboxymuconolactone decarboxylase family protein, producing the protein MSTFNVPTKNEVSENNKAIFGQLEKGLGFVPNLYAAFAHSETALGNFLAIGQGKTSFSAKEKEVINLAVSQVNQCVYCLSAHTAIGKMNGFTEAQILELRAGKASFDAKLNALANFSKSVAENRGAATAESVENLYAAGYTKGNLADAIILIGEITITNYFHKTTDVAVDFPVAQAL; encoded by the coding sequence ATGAGCACATTTAACGTACCAACAAAAAACGAAGTATCAGAAAATAACAAAGCAATCTTTGGTCAATTAGAAAAAGGATTAGGTTTTGTACCTAACTTATACGCTGCATTTGCACACAGTGAAACAGCATTAGGTAACTTTTTAGCAATAGGACAAGGAAAAACAAGTTTTTCTGCTAAAGAAAAAGAAGTAATTAACTTAGCGGTAAGTCAAGTAAACCAATGTGTTTATTGTTTATCTGCACACACTGCAATTGGTAAAATGAATGGTTTTACAGAAGCTCAAATCTTAGAATTAAGAGCAGGTAAAGCTTCTTTTGATGCAAAGTTAAATGCTTTAGCTAATTTTTCTAAAAGTGTAGCAGAAAACAGAGGCGCTGCAACAGCAGAATCTGTAGAAAACTTATATGCAGCAGGATATACAAAAGGAAACTTGGCAGATGCAATTATCTTAATAGGAGAAATTACAATTACCAACTATTTTCACAAAACAACAGATGTTGCAGTAGATTTTCCTGTAGCACAAGCATTATAA
- the trxA gene encoding thioredoxin, which yields MEIQLEQTNFTNVIENNSNVLLDFYADWCGPCQTLLPTINKLADELKDDVTIKKVNVDEYPEFAAQFNVRNIPTLIFFKNGAPADRHTGLITESNLRAKIDRLK from the coding sequence ATGGAAATTCAATTAGAACAAACAAACTTTACGAATGTTATAGAAAATAACAGTAACGTATTATTAGATTTTTATGCAGATTGGTGTGGACCTTGTCAGACATTATTACCAACTATAAACAAATTAGCAGACGAATTAAAAGACGATGTAACCATTAAAAAAGTAAATGTTGATGAATATCCAGAATTTGCAGCACAATTTAATGTAAGAAACATACCAACCTTAATTTTCTTTAAAAACGGAGCACCTGCAGACAGACATACAGGTTTAATTACAGAGAGTAACTTAAGAGCTAAAATAGACAGACTAAAATAA
- a CDS encoding alpha/beta fold hydrolase, whose translation MLNYYSYPHTTSKEWVTFVHGAGGSSSIWFKQVRDFRKQFNVLILDLRGHGDSKPTLKDTFKAKYTFDSITADIVEVIDHLKIEKSHFIGISLGTILIRNLAEKRPEMVKSMIMGGAIIKMNFRSQVLMKVGNIFKSVVPYMMLYKLFAFIIMPKKNHKKSRLLFVNEAKKLYQKEFLRWFKLTSEINPLLRFFRTKDIQIPTLYVMGAEDHLFLPSIKNIVSKHVTASLFVIENCGHVVNVEQPEMFNNQTIRFITSL comes from the coding sequence TTGCTAAACTACTATTCATATCCACATACAACCTCTAAAGAATGGGTTACTTTTGTTCATGGAGCAGGAGGCAGTAGTTCTATTTGGTTTAAACAAGTACGAGATTTTAGAAAACAGTTTAATGTTTTAATTTTAGACTTGCGTGGTCATGGAGATAGCAAACCTACACTAAAAGATACTTTTAAAGCAAAATATACTTTTGATTCTATTACGGCCGATATTGTAGAAGTAATTGATCACTTAAAAATTGAAAAATCTCATTTTATTGGTATTTCTTTAGGTACCATCTTAATAAGAAATCTTGCCGAAAAAAGACCAGAAATGGTAAAAAGCATGATTATGGGAGGTGCCATTATAAAAATGAATTTCCGCTCTCAGGTTTTAATGAAAGTTGGTAATATCTTTAAATCTGTAGTGCCATATATGATGCTATACAAACTCTTTGCATTTATTATTATGCCAAAGAAAAATCATAAAAAATCTAGATTGCTGTTTGTAAACGAAGCGAAGAAATTATATCAAAAAGAATTTTTACGCTGGTTTAAATTAACATCAGAAATCAATCCTTTACTTCGTTTTTTTAGAACAAAAGACATTCAAATTCCTACATTGTACGTTATGGGTGCCGAAGATCATTTGTTTTTACCTTCCATAAAAAACATTGTTTCTAAACATGTTACTGCATCACTATTTGTAATTGAAAATTGTGGTCATGTGGTAAACGTAGAACAGCCAGAAATGTTTAACAACCAGACAATTCGTTTTATTACATCTTTATAA
- the ppk2 gene encoding polyphosphate kinase 2, with the protein MEKETTSNRKKNKLNYDQELKILHTELVHMQEWVKNQGLKVVILFEGRDASGKGGTIKRFTEPLNPRICKVVALGVPTEKEKSQWYFQRYVQYLPAAGEIVLFDRSWYNRAGVEKVMGFCTEEEYDEFLRSCPEFERMLVRSGIIVLKYWFSVSDEEQERRFKNRISNPLKRWKFSPMDLQSRSRWLEYSKAKDQMFAHTDTKQVPWFVVNSENKKKARLNCISHMLSKIPYKQMDIKPIELPPLPDGKAYVRPPMDYQTFVPEKF; encoded by the coding sequence ATGGAAAAAGAAACAACTTCAAACAGAAAAAAAAATAAACTTAATTATGACCAAGAATTAAAAATATTGCACACAGAATTGGTGCACATGCAAGAGTGGGTTAAAAACCAAGGATTAAAAGTAGTTATCCTTTTTGAAGGAAGAGATGCATCTGGAAAAGGTGGAACTATAAAACGTTTTACAGAGCCTTTAAACCCTAGAATTTGCAAAGTGGTAGCTTTAGGTGTTCCTACCGAAAAAGAAAAATCTCAATGGTATTTTCAACGTTACGTGCAATATTTACCTGCCGCAGGAGAAATTGTGTTGTTTGATAGAAGTTGGTACAACAGAGCAGGCGTAGAAAAAGTAATGGGCTTTTGTACAGAAGAAGAATACGATGAGTTTTTACGTTCTTGCCCAGAGTTTGAACGTATGTTGGTAAGATCTGGCATTATTGTTTTAAAATATTGGTTTTCTGTTAGTGATGAAGAGCAAGAAAGACGTTTTAAAAACCGTATTTCTAATCCTTTAAAACGTTGGAAATTTAGTCCGATGGATTTACAATCTCGCTCACGTTGGTTAGAATATTCTAAAGCAAAAGATCAAATGTTTGCACATACAGACACCAAACAAGTGCCGTGGTTTGTAGTAAATTCAGAAAATAAAAAGAAGGCGAGGTTAAATTGCATTAGCCACATGTTAAGTAAAATTCCTTATAAACAGATGGATATTAAACCAATTGAGCTTCCGCCATTACCAGATGGTAAAGCGTATGTAAGACCACCAATGGATTACCAAACCTTTGTGCCAGAAAAGTTTTAG
- a CDS encoding cupredoxin domain-containing protein, whose translation MKKVIAILVVVLGFAFNTNAQDVKTVSLEQTNGEFTQKQITLSEGTYIFEIANNNVGHNVGFVLAPKADVKAHIKNAYVTAQVENNTKGNSKEVVLKKGEYVYFCPLNPTPQYTLIVE comes from the coding sequence ATGAAAAAAGTAATCGCAATTTTAGTAGTAGTTTTAGGTTTCGCATTTAATACAAATGCACAAGATGTAAAAACAGTTTCTTTAGAACAAACAAATGGTGAGTTTACTCAGAAACAAATTACTTTATCTGAAGGAACTTATATTTTTGAAATAGCAAACAACAACGTAGGGCACAATGTAGGTTTTGTTTTAGCACCAAAAGCAGATGTAAAAGCGCACATTAAAAACGCGTATGTTACTGCACAAGTAGAAAACAATACTAAAGGGAATTCTAAAGAGGTAGTTCTTAAAAAAGGAGAATATGTTTATTTCTGTCCTTTAAACCCAACACCACAATATACTTTAATAGTAGAATAA